In Desulfobulbaceae bacterium, the genomic window ATGAGTTAGCTGCAATGGCTGAATCGCTAGTAAATTTAACAAAATTTAAAAGGCGGGTAAGCACCCAGCAAGAAACAGTCGGGGGGCCAATAGATGTTGCGGTAATAACAAAAGGTGATGGGTTCGTTTGGGTAAAAAGAAAACATTATTTTGAGGCTGAACTAAACCCAAGAAGAATATCAATGTATTGCCACAAAAGGTGATTGCTATGGCAAAATCAAAAGAAAAGAAATACACGGCACTCCATGAGGTGATGGAAAATTACACACCGAACTTCACAAAAGCCATCAAGCAGCATATAGCCTCTGAAGCAAATTCAATAGATTTTACAAGAAAAGGCATCGTGGTGGCACACCAACTTGCAGCAGAGTTCGAAAAAAACTTATCGAAAAGATAGGATGTCGAACAATTGCATTCACCAGATGGCGAGAAGCGCGGCGGCGCTGACGCGGCTAGTTCTGTGGCGCCACTGGTGATGCAGGTCGATGGCCCGGCTGCGCCGGGCCATCGTGGCGGATGAGCAGCGCGACTTCGAAAAAGTCCATTACAGGTGCGCCTTCGGGCCATCAACTCGGATCGAGCAGACTGGCCGCTGCTCATCCGCCACGATAGGCGTCTAAATAGAAACTTACAGAAAAAACACGATATCTCAAAAGAACAACCTCGTACTTGCGAAATTTCTTGATTTTCAAAAAGTACGAAGGGTATGTTTACGAAAAAATCAAAATTTTCGGAAATACAGAAATGTTTAACCCAGAGAAGCCATACTACGACTTACCACTCCTTCCGCCAGTGCAAAAACTTGAGTCAATCGAATTGTTCAAGGCATTACTGCCTGCATCCGAGGCATTGGCTAAGCTTTCAGCAACCGCTGAACATTTGCCAAACCAAGCATCTTTGTATGAAAGTGTCATTCTGCTGGAAGCTAAAGCTTCTTCAGAGATCGAACATGTAGTGACAACAGACAATAAGCTATTTGGCTCAGAATCCCCTCAAAAAGCCCCAGACCCCATGACAAAAGAAGTTCATCGATACGCAGATGCTGTTCGTCATGGGTGGCAATCGAAAAAGCCTCTTTGCACAAACATAGTTGAAGAAATGTGCTCAATTATTAGAGGCAAACCTGTACGAGTTAGAAAAGTTCCCGGAACGGCTCTTTCTCAGTCTTCTACAGGGAAAATCATTTACACATCCTCCGGATGGTGAAAAATTAATAAGAGACCTTCTGGATAACTTATTTAAATGGATGAACAATGAAGATGAAGTCCATCCAATAATAAAAGCGGCAATTGCTCATTATCAGTTTGAATCTATTCATCCATTCACTGATGGCAATGGAAGAACAGGCAGGATAATGGTCGTACTGTATTTAGTGGAACAAAAACTACTTGATGCTCCAGTCTTATTTCTATCAGGTGAAATCCTACGCAATAGGGAGTCTTACTATTCCTTGCTTCAAAAAACGCACGAAACTAATGACTTTTTCCCATATTTAATGTGGTTTATTGGACTAATTCATACCGCATCACTCAGATCAACAACAAGAGCCCTTAAAGTTCGAGTTGCTATGCAAGAAGTAAAAAATAAGATCCGAGAAATCGATATAAATATGTATTCGCAAGATCTTGTTAATGTACTATTTCGCAGCCCAATCATTTTTGCTAATCACCTTGTGCATTTTGGTGTTGC contains:
- a CDS encoding Fic family protein, whose product is MKKCAQLLEANLYELEKFPERLFLSLLQGKSFTHPPDGEKLIRDLLDNLFKWMNNEDEVHPIIKAAIAHYQFESIHPFTDGNGRTGRIMVVLYLVEQKLLDAPVLFLSGEILRNRESYYSLLQKTHETNDFFPYLMWFIGLIHTASLRSTTRALKVRVAMQEVKNKIREIDINMYSQDLVNVLFRSPIIFANHLVHFGVAGSTSTAHAYLKKLESSGLLIRSSRRYNRKTGYINNHLLNALSGEIDLSE